GCCAGCCCTTCGGTTTCCGGAAAACCGCAGACCAGGTTCATGTTCTGCACCGCCTGACCGGCCGCGCCCTTGACCAGGTTATCAATGGCGGCCAGGACGATGATCCGGCCGGTGCGCTTATCCACCCGGCAGGCGAGATCGCAGAAATTGCCGCCCCGCACATACTGGGTAGCCGGCAGGGCGCCCGGTGCGCAGATCCGGACAAAGTAGTGGTCAAGGTAGAAATCGGCATAGAGCGCCAGGGCCTCTTCCGTGGTCAGCGGCTTGTTCAGCGTTGCATAAACCGTGCTCAGGATCCCACGGCACATGGGCACCAGGTGCGGGGTAAAGGAGATTCGTACCGGCCGGCCGCTCAGTATACCCAGTTCCTGCTCGATCTCCGGGGTATGCCGGTGTACCCCGCCCACCTTATAGGCCTGGAAACCGTTGCTCAGCTCACAGAACAGGCTGCCGACCTGGGCGCTCCGGCCAGCGCCCGAGGCGCCGGACTTGGAATCGGCGATAATGGTGGCCGGATCGATAAGCCCGGCCTTGA
This genomic interval from Desulfobacterales bacterium contains the following:
- the argC gene encoding N-acetyl-gamma-glutamyl-phosphate reductase, translated to MVKVGIIGASGYTGVELARILALHSGVELTVVTSRRYKGQPLSAVYPNLKNIVDLACVDAEPASLAKAADLFFTAVPHQTAMNIVPALLDAGCKVVDLSADFRIHDPAVYEEWYQPHAAKQYLAEAVYGLPELHREAIRAARLVANPGCYPTSIILGLAPLLKAGLIDPATIIADSKSGASGAGRSAQVGSLFCELSNGFQAYKVGGVHRHTPEIEQELGILSGRPVRISFTPHLVPMCRGILSTVYATLNKPLTTEEALALYADFYLDHYFVRICAPGALPATQYVRGGNFCDLACRVDKRTGRIIVLAAIDNLVKGAAGQAVQNMNLVCGFPETEGLATVPLFP